One window of Leguminivora glycinivorella isolate SPB_JAAS2020 chromosome 9, LegGlyc_1.1, whole genome shotgun sequence genomic DNA carries:
- the LOC125229559 gene encoding iron-sulfur cluster assembly scaffold protein IscU: MAHLVSCLRRCVSLTNLNLFNGVQAIQTASYHERVIDHYENPRNVGSLDKKDKNVGTGLVGAPACGDVMKLQIRVDDNGKIIDAKFKTFGCGSAIASSSLATEWVKGKTVDEALKLKNTDIAKELSLPPVKLHCSMLAEDAIKAALSDYRIKQQDKK, from the exons ATGGCTCACCTCGTTTCGTGTTTACGCCGCTGCGTTAGTCTTACTAATCTAAACCTGTTTAACGGTGTCCAGGCTATCCAGACAGCGTCTTATCACGAGCGG GTTATCGATCACTATGAGAATCCGCGCAACGTGGGCTCGCTAGACAAGAAGGATAAGAATGTTGGGACGGGTTTGGTGGGGGCACCAGCGTGTGGCGACGTAATGAAATTGCAGATAAGAGTTGATGATAATGGGAAGATCATTGATGCTAAGTTTAAGACCTTCGGCTGCGGCTCAGCTATCGCCTCCAGCTCTCTGGCTACCGAGTGGGTGAAAGGCAAGACTGTAGATGAGGCATTGAAACTGAAGAACACAGACATTGCTAAGGAGCTCTCTTTGCCGCCTGTCAAGCTACATTGCTCTA TGCTTGCTGAAGATGCCATTAAAGCAGCTCTTTCAGACTACAGGATCAAGCAACAGGACAAAAAGTAA
- the LOC125229558 gene encoding probable phospholipid hydroperoxide glutathione peroxidase isoform X1 has product MLLLYLYIYRSYILNIMTFGIRAFSKLVVPIVGNVVCLSRAQLSSVKMAASNPDYKSATSIHDFTVKNIKGEDVKLDVYKGHVCVIVNVASQCGLTANNYKQLNELYEQYAESKGLRILAFPCNQFAGQEPGDPEAIVCFAKDRKVKFDLFEKIDVNGDNADPLWKFLKYKQGGTLGSFIKWNFTKFIVDKNGIPVERHGPNTDPLDLVKSLEKYW; this is encoded by the exons ATGCTCTTGCTCTATCTATACATATATAGGAGTTACATACTTAATATCATGACATTCGGAATTAGAGCATTTTCTAAGCTTGTCGTGCCTATTGTTGGCAACGTAGTTTGTTTATCAAGGGCTCAATTAAGCAGTGt GAAAATGGCAGCTAGTAATCCGGATTATAAAAGCGCAACTTCCATTCACGACTTTACGGTGAAAAACATAAAGGGGGAAGATGTAAAACTGGATGTTTACAAGGGCCATGTTTGCGTGATAGTAAATGTTGCATCGCAGTGCGGTTTGACCGCTAACAATTACAAACAACTCAACGAACTTTACGAACAATACGCGGAAAGCAAAG GTCTGCGTATTTTGGCGTTCCCTTGCAACCAGTTCGCCGGCCAGGAGCCGGGAGACCCAGAGGCTATTGTGTGCTTTGCTAAAGATCGTAAagtaaaatttgatttattcgAAAAAATTGATGTCAATGGTGACAATGCCGATCCTCTGTGGAAGTTCCTGAAG TATAAGCAAGGAGGCACCCTCGGCAGCTTCATCAAATGGAACTTCACCAAGTTCATCGTTGACAAGAATGGCATTCCCGTTGAGCGCCACGGCCCCAACACGGACCCTCTTGACCTTGTGAAATCCCTGGAGAAGTACTGGTAA
- the LOC125229558 gene encoding probable phospholipid hydroperoxide glutathione peroxidase isoform X2: MLLLYLYIYRSYILNIMTFGIRAFSKLVVPIVGNVVCLSRAQLSSVKMAASNPDYKSATSIHDFTVKNIKGEDVKLDVYKGHVCVIVNVASQCGLTANNYKQLNELYEQYAESKGLRILAFPCNQFAGQEPGDPEAIVCFAKDRKVKFDLFEKIDVNGDNADPLWKFLKYKQGGTLGSFIKWNFTKFIVDKNGIPVERHGPNTDPLDLVKSLEKY; this comes from the exons ATGCTCTTGCTCTATCTATACATATATAGGAGTTACATACTTAATATCATGACATTCGGAATTAGAGCATTTTCTAAGCTTGTCGTGCCTATTGTTGGCAACGTAGTTTGTTTATCAAGGGCTCAATTAAGCAGTGt GAAAATGGCAGCTAGTAATCCGGATTATAAAAGCGCAACTTCCATTCACGACTTTACGGTGAAAAACATAAAGGGGGAAGATGTAAAACTGGATGTTTACAAGGGCCATGTTTGCGTGATAGTAAATGTTGCATCGCAGTGCGGTTTGACCGCTAACAATTACAAACAACTCAACGAACTTTACGAACAATACGCGGAAAGCAAAG GTCTGCGTATTTTGGCGTTCCCTTGCAACCAGTTCGCCGGCCAGGAGCCGGGAGACCCAGAGGCTATTGTGTGCTTTGCTAAAGATCGTAAagtaaaatttgatttattcgAAAAAATTGATGTCAATGGTGACAATGCCGATCCTCTGTGGAAGTTCCTGAAG TATAAGCAAGGAGGCACCCTCGGCAGCTTCATCAAATGGAACTTCACCAAGTTCATCGTTGACAAGAATGGCATTCCCGTTGAGCGCCACGGCCCCAACACGGACCCTCTTGACCTTGTGAAATCCCTGGAGAAGTACTG A
- the LOC125229777 gene encoding delta(14)-sterol reductase TM7SF2, whose product MMSTRSGRVRPSMVDSSPPRGRKGVSPPRSPARGRKSSPPARSPSRKSPARKSPSRKPAPKFPARKSPSRSTKDAPETAPKSPVKRPTIPDVEIKLQDITGTKETYRSVRTRRSEYSIKDYTPAFTVDLTLNGLESELSKDVYGLRNRKPVEEVAPRRSSRLRESSINGADIRRSQSTSKSLSKSVSQSIDTFSEGENSEEDYKRGKSKSVTRRLATPLRDSVSRLVQGSKWEFGGRIGSSILILLLPLTVLSILISCTKVCTIQPLKNWPALKNISLWFSLKSTLIYLDQVVIQALLALLPILGPKADRMDDSNNTYCFNAFFSSIITIITLFSFDFFQIIDSDTILNDYLKLAVIAYIFALILSVALFLKSRKSENLNPYGNTGYVLYDFWMGREIHPFIKKLDVKIWISRISNITALILSVLIFKQGFNLQTKENEELILTPQNYNEIWKKLQFQPTIILYSMMQINYLLNFIMREYRVTTTFFWQSEGLGYYQIVSSALYPFYFTTISKFVADANITLSNNILIMAAVIYITGFLLMMISNNIKHEFRKNPLQPSVIHLDSMPTFHGKKLLISSTWGLLRHPNYLGDILIHIALAIPGIVSQHYVAAAPALLTIVVLLHRAWRDHSRCQRRYGTAWQRYCKKVPSVILPKIL is encoded by the exons ATGATGTCTACGAGAAGCGGCCGAGTTAGGCCGTCTATGGTGGATTCTAGTCCACCACGAGGTAGGAAAGGAGTTTCGCCACCTCGATCGCCTGCAAGAGGACGTAAAAGCTCGCCTCCTGCTAGGTCGCCCTCCCGCAAATCCCCCGCGCGCAAATCTCCGAGTCGTAAACCAGCGCCAAAGTTTCCCGCGCGAAAATCCCCATCGAGGTCAACAAAAGATGCGCCCGAAACTGCTCCTAAATCACCAGTGAAGCGACCTACCATACCAGACGTGGAAATAAAACTTCAAGATATTACTGGAACCAAAGAGACCTATCGTAGCGTCCGTACGCGGCGCTCGGAATATTCCATCAAAGATTATACTCCGGCGTTTACTGTTGACTTAACATTGAACGGGTTGGAAAGTGAGCTGTCGAAAGATGTTTACGGTCTTAGAAATCGGAAACCGGTTGAGGAAGTCGCGCCGCGTAGATCTAGTAGGCTACGGGAATCCAGTATCAATGGAGCAGACATCAGACGTAGCCAATCAACCAGTAAATCACTCAGTAAGTCGGTCAGCCAGTCGATTGATACATTTTCTGAAGGTGAAAATTCAGAAGAAGATTACAAGAGAGGGAAATCCAAGTCGGTGACTAGGAGATTAGCTACTCCTTTGAGAGACAGTGTTAGCAGACTTGTGCAAGGAAGTAAGTGGGAGTTTGGAGGAAGAATTGGATCGTCTATACTCATCCTACTGTTACCATTGACTGTGTTGTCAATTCTGATATCTTGCACAAAAGTATGCACAATCCAGCCCCTGAAGAATTGGCCTGCATTGAAGAATATCTCACTATGGTTCAGTTTAAAATCAACTCTTATCTACCTAGATCAGGTAGTTATACAGGCACTGTTGGCGCTGCTGCCAATATTAGGACCAAAAGCTGACAGAATGGATGATTCCAATAACACCTATTGTTTCAATGCCTTCTTTTCGAGCATAATAACCATCATAACACTTTTCTCCTTTGATTTCTTTCAAATTATAGACAGTGACACAATTTTGAATGATTACTTAAAACTGGCTGTTATTGCATACATATTTGCCTTGATTCTGTCTGTTGCACTGTTCTTGAAAAGCCGTAAAAGTGAGAACTTAAACCCGTACGGAAACACAGGATATGTTCTTTATGACTTTTGGATGGGAAGAGAAATACATCCATTCATTAAGAAGCTTGATGTCAAGATTTGGATTTCCAGGATCTCCAATATAACTGCA CTCATTCTTTCAGTCCTGATATTCAAGCAAGGCTTTAATCTACAGACAAAAGAAAACGAAGAATTAATTTTAACTCCTCAAAATTACAATGAAATTTGGAAAAAGTTGCAATTTCAACCGACCATCATTCTGTACTCAATGATGCAGATCAACTACTTGTTGAACTTTATAATGAGAGAATATAGAGTGACTACAACTTTCTTCTGGCAGTCTGAAGGCTTGGGATACTACCAAATAGTTTCCAGTGCTCTCTATCCATTCTACTTCACAACCATCTCTAAATTTGTGGCCGATGCAAACATAACTTTGTCAAACAACATCCTAATCATGGCTGCAGTCATCTACATAACTGGTTTTCTTTTGATGATGATAAGCAACAACATAAAGCATGAATTCAGGAAAAACCCTCTGCAACCAAGTGTGATAC atCTGGACTCCATGCCTACTTTCCATGGGAAGAAGCTACTGATCTCCAGTACATGGGGCCTCCTCCGTCATCCCAACTACTTAGGTGACATCCTTATCCACATAGCGCTCGCAATCCCTGGTATAGTGTCTCAGCATTATGTGGCTGCTGCACCGGCTCTTCTGACAATAGTAGTTTTACTGCACAGAGCTTGGAGAGACCACAGCAGGTGCCAAAGGCGCTACGGCACCGCCTGGCAGAGATATTGCAAAAAAGTACCCTCTGTAATTTTGCCCAAGATTCTATAA
- the LOC125229752 gene encoding small ubiquitin-related modifier 3 gives MADEKKGESEHINLKVLGQDNAIVQFKIKKHTPLRKLMNAYCDRAGLSMQVVRFRFDGQPINENDTPTSLEMEEGDTIEVYQQQTGGSLV, from the exons ATGGCTGATGAAAAAAAG GGAGAAAGCGAACACATCAACTTGAAAGTGCTAGGTCAGGATAATGCAATTGTCCAGTTCAAAATCAAAAAACACACTCCCCTGAGGAAGTTGATGAATGCCTACTGTGATAGAGCA GGATTATCAATGCAAGTGGTGCGGTTCAGATTTGACGGGCAGCCAATCAACGAGAATGACACACCAACGTCACTGGAGATGGAAGAGGGTGACACAATAGAGGTTTATCAGCAGCAGACTGGCGGGAGCCTAGTGTAA